From Azospirillum baldaniorum, the proteins below share one genomic window:
- a CDS encoding TRAP transporter small permease subunit translates to MRFLLRISGLIDAVNDGIGKLVYWLVLVAVIVSSGNAVIRYSLHYSSNAWLELQWYLFSAIFLLCSGYTFLRNEHIRIDIVLGRFSRRVQCMVDIFGILFFLFPMAILIMWLSWPMFWDSFITKEMSSDAGGLIRWPAKILVPAGFFLLTMQAVSELIKRIAFLAGLIDQPGEKMHSHS, encoded by the coding sequence TTGAGGTTCCTGCTCCGAATCAGCGGGCTGATCGATGCTGTCAACGACGGCATCGGCAAGCTCGTCTATTGGCTGGTGCTGGTCGCCGTGATCGTCAGTTCCGGCAATGCCGTCATCCGCTACAGCCTCCATTACAGCTCCAACGCCTGGCTTGAGCTGCAATGGTACCTGTTCTCCGCGATTTTCCTGTTGTGCTCGGGCTACACGTTCCTGCGCAACGAACACATCCGCATCGACATCGTGCTCGGCCGCTTCTCAAGGCGCGTCCAGTGCATGGTGGACATCTTCGGGATCCTCTTCTTCCTGTTCCCGATGGCCATCCTGATCATGTGGCTCTCCTGGCCGATGTTCTGGGACAGCTTCATCACCAAGGAAATGTCGAGCGACGCCGGCGGCCTGATCCGCTGGCCGGCCAAGATCCTGGTTCCCGCCGGTTTCTTCCTGCTGACCATGCAGGCGGTGTCCGAGCTGATCAAACGCATCGCCTTCCTGGCCGGTCTGATTGACCAGCCCGGCGAGAAGATGCACAGCCACTCCTAA
- a CDS encoding arginyltransferase, protein MSVIQPQLRPLQQFFRSGPMPCPYLPGRVERKLFTRLLGPYSAEVNSTLSRAGFRRSHDIVYRPVCPNCQACVPVRIPVGSFAPTRSQKRVRRANSDLTLAEAPAAATTEQYRLFSLYQNSRHGESDMARMAMADFAAMIDEGRADTSLFEARDAEGRLVGCMLTDRLTDGYSAVYSFYDPRQDRRSLGSFMILSLLERAQADGLPYVYLGYWIAQSRKMAYKAKFRPLEALGRDGWFRLPNDPTD, encoded by the coding sequence ATGTCGGTCATCCAGCCGCAACTCCGCCCGCTCCAGCAGTTCTTCCGGTCCGGGCCGATGCCCTGCCCCTATCTGCCGGGACGGGTGGAGCGCAAGCTGTTCACCCGGCTGCTGGGCCCCTATTCGGCGGAGGTCAACTCCACCCTGTCGCGCGCCGGCTTCCGGCGCAGCCACGACATCGTCTACCGGCCGGTCTGCCCGAACTGCCAAGCCTGCGTCCCGGTCCGCATCCCGGTGGGCTCCTTCGCGCCCACCCGGTCGCAAAAGCGCGTCCGCCGGGCCAACAGCGACCTGACTCTGGCGGAGGCGCCCGCCGCCGCCACGACGGAGCAGTACCGGCTGTTCTCGCTCTACCAGAACTCCCGCCACGGCGAATCCGACATGGCGCGCATGGCCATGGCCGACTTCGCCGCCATGATCGACGAAGGGCGGGCGGATACCAGCCTGTTCGAAGCCCGCGACGCGGAAGGACGGCTGGTCGGCTGCATGCTGACCGACCGGCTGACCGACGGCTATTCCGCGGTCTACAGCTTCTACGACCCCCGCCAGGACCGCCGCAGCCTGGGCAGCTTCATGATCCTCAGCCTGCTGGAGCGCGCCCAGGCGGACGGGCTGCCCTACGTCTATCTCGGCTATTGGATCGCCCAGAGCCGCAAGATGGCCTACAAGGCCAAGTTCCGCCCCCTGGAGGCGCTGGGCCGCGACGGCTGGTTCCGTCTGCCCAACGATCCGACTGACTGA
- a CDS encoding alpha-E domain-containing protein: MNLLARYAECIFWMARYMERAENLARILDVHETFARDTRGMTNWFSIVQLNADEKDFFSRHDRPTAEAVVHYYMFDTQNTNSLVSMLRMARENARVLRPWISTEMWTQINVFHNKLVEMNGKDVALPNLSKVCTWIKEECQTHTGITEGTFYRDQGWYFYQLGKYIERADQTTRLLDIKYHTLLPSPVAVGSTLDMSQWTTVLRSAAGYHAFRRVYPRGMSPTTVAGFMMFNEGFPRSVVMCVRQIDGLLTRLKSRYTLRNGSDAMEKVDELLGALLARPIEEVIQLGLHEYLDGVQAQLCGITTEIGRAFFGQDTVPMTQSQSQ, encoded by the coding sequence GTGAATCTGCTGGCCCGTTACGCCGAATGCATTTTCTGGATGGCGCGCTACATGGAGCGCGCCGAGAATCTCGCCCGGATCCTGGACGTGCATGAGACCTTCGCGCGCGACACGCGGGGGATGACCAACTGGTTCTCCATCGTCCAGCTCAACGCCGACGAGAAGGACTTCTTCAGCCGCCACGACCGCCCCACGGCGGAAGCGGTGGTCCATTACTACATGTTCGACACCCAGAACACGAACTCGCTGGTGTCCATGCTGCGCATGGCGCGGGAGAACGCCCGCGTCCTGCGTCCCTGGATCTCCACCGAGATGTGGACGCAGATCAACGTGTTCCACAACAAGCTGGTGGAGATGAACGGCAAGGACGTGGCCCTGCCCAACCTGTCCAAGGTCTGCACCTGGATCAAGGAGGAGTGCCAGACCCACACCGGCATCACCGAGGGCACCTTCTACCGCGACCAGGGCTGGTACTTCTACCAGCTCGGCAAATACATCGAGCGGGCGGACCAGACGACGCGCTTGCTCGACATCAAGTACCACACGCTGCTGCCCTCCCCCGTCGCGGTCGGCTCCACGCTGGACATGAGCCAGTGGACGACGGTGCTGCGCTCCGCCGCCGGGTACCACGCCTTCCGGCGCGTCTACCCGCGCGGCATGTCGCCCACCACGGTCGCCGGCTTCATGATGTTCAACGAGGGGTTCCCACGCTCCGTTGTGATGTGTGTGCGACAGATCGACGGCCTCTTGACCCGTTTGAAGTCCCGTTACACCCTGCGCAACGGCAGTGACGCGATGGAGAAGGTGGACGAATTGCTCGGCGCGCTTCTGGCACGCCCGATCGAGGAAGTGATCCAGCTCGGCCTGCACGAGTATCTGGACGGCGTGCAGGCCCAGCTCTGCGGCATCACCACCGAGATCGGACGCGCCTTCTTCGGCCAGGACACCGTCCCCATGACCCAGAGCCAATCCCAATAA